One genomic region from Bacillus rossius redtenbacheri isolate Brsri chromosome 6, Brsri_v3, whole genome shotgun sequence encodes:
- the LOC134532821 gene encoding BTB/POZ domain-containing protein 2-like isoform X3 has translation MDEIMHSYNNFIVDDQIILEAYVTCGSLISNRIKNDFFKNISQREKELSQYMSIRVNYIIRNGVGSDCELIFIKNGEEIAKKASKSILARVSPVFEKMFFGSPQISNRFNITNVEEDIFDVLLLHAYGGKWDFKSMDRAVALYLAACAYEMEDLQHVCMEYAWPRVLSDVWMFLDMSGVPELENMKNAAVRVFARCASEGFISEQFTNISYESLVSVVSQVHMNVRSELDIFDGVMRWSTAQCTKRELEITQENLRSVAGESINMVRFLSMTQGEFESSPMLSSILSAEEKVLILTRIIYKKKTSSMFRLCCLTKPRLKL, from the coding sequence ATGGACGAAATAATGCACTCTTATAACAATTTTATTGTGGATGATCAAATAATCCTTGAAGCCTATGTAACTTGTGGAAGTCTGATCTCAAATAGGATTAAAAATGATTTCTTTAAAAACATTTCTCAACGAGAGAAGGAACTGAGTCAGTATATGAGTATCCGTGTCAATTACATCATTAGAAATGGTGTTGGGAGTGATTGTGAACTCATCTTCATCAAAAATGGAGAGGAAATTGCAAAGAAAGCTTCGAAATCAATCCTTGCTAGAGTCAGCCCAGTGTTCGAGAAAATGTTTTTTGGAAGTCCGCAGATCAGCAATCGATTCAACATCACAAATGTGGAAGAGGATATTTTTGACGTGTTGCTACTGCACGCTTATGGTGGTAAGTGGGACTTCAAGTCTATGGACAGAGCCGTTGCTCTGTACTTGGCAGCGTGCGCCTACGAAATGGAAGACTTGCAGCACGTCTGTATGGAATACGCGTGGCCGCGTGTGCTGAGTGACGTGTGGATGTTTCTGGACATGTCTGGAGTGCCTGAGCTCGAGAATATGAAGAATGCAGCGGTAAGGGTGTTTGCTAGATGTGCTTCGGAGGGTTTCATCAGCGAGCAGTTCACGAACATCTCCTACGAGTCTCTGGTGAGTGTTGTTAGTCAGGTGCATATGAACGTGAGGTCAGAACTAGACATTTTTGACGGAGTCATGCGCTGGTCCACGGCTCAGTGCACAAAGAGGGAACTTGAAATAACTCAAGAAAATTTGCGTAGTGTTGCAGGAGAATCCATAAACATGGTTCGATTTCTGTCCATGACTCAGGGGGAGTTTGAATCATCTCCGATGCTCAGTTCTATTTTGTCTGCTGAGGAAAAAGTGTTGATCCTAACACGTatcatttacaaaaagaaaacaagTTCAATGTTTCGCCTGTGTTGTCTTACAAAGCCACGTTTAAAGCTGTAA
- the LOC134532821 gene encoding BTB/POZ domain-containing protein 2-like isoform X2 codes for MMNSEESKDDDKNNIDRIDGEPQIKKNRPSPNETYSKCSEGTIIFRILNFSKELACDNSTIYSHVEYINNIPWKICVKCTPGRKLGVFLYLEDSELSSNVEVYTEYKFSLVNQVNGLKTISKPPRFDIVKVGKAYGDSSFVSMDEIMHSYNNFIVDDQIILEAYVTCGSLISNRIKNDFFKNISQREKELSQYMSIRVNYIIRNGVGSDCELIFIKNGEEIAKKASKSILARVSPVFEKMFFGSPQISNRFNITNVEEDIFDVLLLHAYGGKWDFKSMDRAVALYLAACAYEMEDLQHVCMEYAWPRVLSDVWMFLDMSGVPELENMKNAAVRVFARCASEGFISEQFTNISYESLVSVVSQVHMNVRSELDIFDGVMRWSTAQCTKRELEITQENLRSVAGESINMVRFLSMTQGEFESSPMLSSILSAEEKVLILTRIIYKKKTSSMFRLCCLTKPRLKL; via the exons ATGATGAACTCTGAAGAGTCTAAGGAtgatgataaaaataatattgatagAATTGATGGAGaaccacagataaaaaaaaacagacccAGTCCAAATGAG ACTTACAGTAAGTGTTCAGAAGGCACCATAATCTTTCGCATATTGAATTTTTCCAAGGAGTTAGCTTGTGATAATTCTACTATTTACTCACATGTTGAGTATATAAACAACATTCCATGGAAAATTTGTGTCAAATGTACGCCTGGCAGAAAACTTGGTGTGTTTCTTTATCTCGAAGATAGTGAGTTAAGTAGCAATGTAGAAGTGTATACAGAGTATAAGTTCAGCCTCGTAAACCAGGTGAATGGTTTGAAAACCATTTCAAAACCTCCTCGGTTCGATATTGTAAAAGTAGGCAAAGCTTATGGAGATTCTTCATTTGTCTCAATGGACGAAATAATGCACTCTTATAACAATTTTATTGTGGATGATCAAATAATCCTTGAAGCCTATGTAACTTGTGGAAGTCTGATCTCAAATAGGATTAAAAATGATTTCTTTAAAAACATTTCTCAACGAGAGAAGGAACTGAGTCAGTATATGAGTATCCGTGTCAATTACATCATTAGAAATGGTGTTGGGAGTGATTGTGAACTCATCTTCATCAAAAATGGAGAGGAAATTGCAAAGAAAGCTTCGAAATCAATCCTTGCTAGAGTCAGCCCAGTGTTCGAGAAAATGTTTTTTGGAAGTCCGCAGATCAGCAATCGATTCAACATCACAAATGTGGAAGAGGATATTTTTGACGTGTTGCTACTGCACGCTTATGGTGGTAAGTGGGACTTCAAGTCTATGGACAGAGCCGTTGCTCTGTACTTGGCAGCGTGCGCCTACGAAATGGAAGACTTGCAGCACGTCTGTATGGAATACGCGTGGCCGCGTGTGCTGAGTGACGTGTGGATGTTTCTGGACATGTCTGGAGTGCCTGAGCTCGAGAATATGAAGAATGCAGCGGTAAGGGTGTTTGCTAGATGTGCTTCGGAGGGTTTCATCAGCGAGCAGTTCACGAACATCTCCTACGAGTCTCTGGTGAGTGTTGTTAGTCAGGTGCATATGAACGTGAGGTCAGAACTAGACATTTTTGACGGAGTCATGCGCTGGTCCACGGCTCAGTGCACAAAGAGGGAACTTGAAATAACTCAAGAAAATTTGCGTAGTGTTGCAGGAGAATCCATAAACATGGTTCGATTTCTGTCCATGACTCAGGGGGAGTTTGAATCATCTCCGATGCTCAGTTCTATTTTGTCTGCTGAGGAAAAAGTGTTGATCCTAACACGTatcatttacaaaaagaaaacaagTTCAATGTTTCGCCTGTGTTGTCTTACAAAGCCACGTTTAAAGCTGTAA
- the LOC134532821 gene encoding BTB/POZ domain-containing protein 2-like isoform X1 translates to MRTAGSTTCSGGCRWCWQSSLGMMNSEESKDDDKNNIDRIDGEPQIKKNRPSPNETYSKCSEGTIIFRILNFSKELACDNSTIYSHVEYINNIPWKICVKCTPGRKLGVFLYLEDSELSSNVEVYTEYKFSLVNQVNGLKTISKPPRFDIVKVGKAYGDSSFVSMDEIMHSYNNFIVDDQIILEAYVTCGSLISNRIKNDFFKNISQREKELSQYMSIRVNYIIRNGVGSDCELIFIKNGEEIAKKASKSILARVSPVFEKMFFGSPQISNRFNITNVEEDIFDVLLLHAYGGKWDFKSMDRAVALYLAACAYEMEDLQHVCMEYAWPRVLSDVWMFLDMSGVPELENMKNAAVRVFARCASEGFISEQFTNISYESLVSVVSQVHMNVRSELDIFDGVMRWSTAQCTKRELEITQENLRSVAGESINMVRFLSMTQGEFESSPMLSSILSAEEKVLILTRIIYKKKTSSMFRLCCLTKPRLKL, encoded by the exons GCATGATGAACTCTGAAGAGTCTAAGGAtgatgataaaaataatattgatagAATTGATGGAGaaccacagataaaaaaaaacagacccAGTCCAAATGAG ACTTACAGTAAGTGTTCAGAAGGCACCATAATCTTTCGCATATTGAATTTTTCCAAGGAGTTAGCTTGTGATAATTCTACTATTTACTCACATGTTGAGTATATAAACAACATTCCATGGAAAATTTGTGTCAAATGTACGCCTGGCAGAAAACTTGGTGTGTTTCTTTATCTCGAAGATAGTGAGTTAAGTAGCAATGTAGAAGTGTATACAGAGTATAAGTTCAGCCTCGTAAACCAGGTGAATGGTTTGAAAACCATTTCAAAACCTCCTCGGTTCGATATTGTAAAAGTAGGCAAAGCTTATGGAGATTCTTCATTTGTCTCAATGGACGAAATAATGCACTCTTATAACAATTTTATTGTGGATGATCAAATAATCCTTGAAGCCTATGTAACTTGTGGAAGTCTGATCTCAAATAGGATTAAAAATGATTTCTTTAAAAACATTTCTCAACGAGAGAAGGAACTGAGTCAGTATATGAGTATCCGTGTCAATTACATCATTAGAAATGGTGTTGGGAGTGATTGTGAACTCATCTTCATCAAAAATGGAGAGGAAATTGCAAAGAAAGCTTCGAAATCAATCCTTGCTAGAGTCAGCCCAGTGTTCGAGAAAATGTTTTTTGGAAGTCCGCAGATCAGCAATCGATTCAACATCACAAATGTGGAAGAGGATATTTTTGACGTGTTGCTACTGCACGCTTATGGTGGTAAGTGGGACTTCAAGTCTATGGACAGAGCCGTTGCTCTGTACTTGGCAGCGTGCGCCTACGAAATGGAAGACTTGCAGCACGTCTGTATGGAATACGCGTGGCCGCGTGTGCTGAGTGACGTGTGGATGTTTCTGGACATGTCTGGAGTGCCTGAGCTCGAGAATATGAAGAATGCAGCGGTAAGGGTGTTTGCTAGATGTGCTTCGGAGGGTTTCATCAGCGAGCAGTTCACGAACATCTCCTACGAGTCTCTGGTGAGTGTTGTTAGTCAGGTGCATATGAACGTGAGGTCAGAACTAGACATTTTTGACGGAGTCATGCGCTGGTCCACGGCTCAGTGCACAAAGAGGGAACTTGAAATAACTCAAGAAAATTTGCGTAGTGTTGCAGGAGAATCCATAAACATGGTTCGATTTCTGTCCATGACTCAGGGGGAGTTTGAATCATCTCCGATGCTCAGTTCTATTTTGTCTGCTGAGGAAAAAGTGTTGATCCTAACACGTatcatttacaaaaagaaaacaagTTCAATGTTTCGCCTGTGTTGTCTTACAAAGCCACGTTTAAAGCTGTAA